The following coding sequences are from one Arachis hypogaea cultivar Tifrunner chromosome 7, arahy.Tifrunner.gnm2.J5K5, whole genome shotgun sequence window:
- the LOC112703055 gene encoding uncharacterized protein — MMQDVHQGRDHLTIYLRLDIKKELDVYFSIDEGFKCRHLTNRTNRSLPRLSKYTGRSATFMKTKSRLSKSLEPEATLAETFKYIHTLKANKERFAYGGLWFIMRTTHRDWRS; from the exons ATGATGCAGGATGTTCATCAGGGGCGTGACCACCTCACGATTTATCTTCGTCTAGATATTAAGAAGGAACTAGACGTCTATTTTAGTATTGATGAGGGGTTCAAGTGTCGCCATCTGACAAACAGAACTAACAGGTCTTTGCCAAGGTTGTCGAAGTACACCGGTAGGTCGGCGACTTTCATGAAGACGAAGAGCAGGCTA TCTAAGTCGTTGGAGCCTGAGGCGACATTGgcagagaccttcaagtataTCCATACGTTAAAggccaacaaggagagatttgcttACGGCGGTTTGTGGTTCATTAT GAGGACAACACATAGAGATTGGAGGTCATAA